The DNA sequence CTTCGTCGCGGCCACGCCGATGCTGCAGGTCAGGCCGGTTTCCTCACGCACGCGTCGACGGAGCGAACGCGCGATCTCACCCGGACTCCCCCACAGCCGGCGCGCACCGCGCACGTCCAGGAACGCCTCGTCGATCGACAGTGGCTCGACGAGCGGCGTGACGTCGTGGAAGACGCTCATCACCTGCGCCGACACCGCCAGGTATCGCTCGAAGTGGGGTGTCACCGTGATCGCCGTCGGACACAGGCGCAGTGCCTGCGCCATGTTCATCGCCGAGCGCACGCCGAACCGTCGTGCCTCGTAGGAGGCGCTCGAAACGACGCCGCGCCCCTCCACACCGCCGACGATGAGGGGCTTGCCCTTCAGCGAGGGGTCGTCGAGAACCTCTACGGCCGCGTAGAACGCGTCCATATCGACGTGCAGGATGCCGGTGCCGGTGTCGTCGGCACCGTCGGGCGACACGAGCCGCCCGGTCCCGTCACCGCGTCCCATCAGCCGATGGTCTCACCGGGCACCGACATGCAGGCGTATCAGTGCCCTGCCCGCTCCAGCACGAGCTCGCGCACCCGTGCGGCATCCGCCTGGCCTCGCATCGCCTTCATCACCGCGCCGATCACCGCACCGGCGGCCTGAACCTTGCCGTCGCGGATCTTCTCCAGGACATCGGGCTGAGACGCGAGCGCCTCGTCGATCGCCGCGATCAGGGCGCCGTCGTCCGAGACGACGGCGAGCCCGCGGGCGTCCACGATCTCCTGCGGCGTGCCCTCGCCCGCGATCATGCCCTCGAGCACCTGACGGGCGAGCTTGTCGGTGAGGGTGCCGGCGTCCACGAGCTTCTGGAGTTCGGCGACATCCCGCGGCGAGACGAGCTCGGCAGGCTCCTTGCCCTCCGCATTCGCGATGCGCGCCAGTTCACCGGTCCACCACTTGCGCGCCGCGGCGGGGGTAGCGCCGGCGGCCACGGTCTCCTCCACCTCGACGAGCAGGCCGGCATTCACCACACCCTGGAAGTCGATGTCGCTGAATCCCCAGTCCGCCTTCAGACGACGACGTCGCGCGGCCGGCGGTTCGGGCAGCGCCGCGCGCAGCTGCTCGACGAGCTCGGCGGAGGGGACGACGGGCAGGAGGTCGGGCTCGGGGAAGTACCGGTAGTCGTCCGCGTCGGACTTGGGGCGTCCCGGTGAGGTCGTCCCGGTGTCCTCGTGCCAGTGCCGCGTTTCCTGCGTGATCGTCCCGCCGGCTGCGAGGATCGCGGCCTGGCGCTGGATCTCGTATCGGACGGCACGCTCCACCGACCGCATGGAGTTGACGTTCTTCGTCTCCGTGCGGGTCCCGAGCGCCGCCTGACCGCGGGGACGCAGCGAGACGTTCGCATCGCATCGGAGGTTGCCACGCTCCATGCGCGCCTCGGAGATGCCGAGGGCGCGGACGATGTCACGGATCGTGGAGACGTAGGCCTTCGCCACCTCGGGCGCGCGGTGCTCGGCGCCGTAGATCGGCTTCGTCACGATCTCCACCAGCGGGACGCCGGCGCGGTTGTAGTCGACGAGGGAGTACTCCGCGCCCTGGATGCGACCGGTTGAGCCGCCGACGTGCGTCAGCTTGCCCGCATCCTCCTCCATGTGCGCACGCTCGATCGGAACCTCGACGATCGTGCCGTCTTCGAGTTCGACCTCCACGCGTCCTTCGAAGGCGATCGGCTCGTCGTATTGGGAGATCTGATAGTTCTTGCCGAGATCGGGATAGAAGTAGTTCTTGCGCGCGAAGCGGCTCGACGGAGCGATCGAGCAACCCAGCGCGAGCCCGAGACTGATCGATGAGCGGATCGCGGTCTCGTTGACGACCGGCAGCGATCCGGGCAGACCGAGGTCCACCGGGGCGATCAGCGTGTTCGGGGCGGCGCCGTGGTTGTCATCGTGCGCGGGGTTGGCCGCGGCCGAGAACATCTTCGTCTTGGTGTTCAGCTCCACGTGGACTTCGAACCCGAGGACGGGCTCGAAAAGCTCGAGAGCCTCGTCGAAGTCCATGATCTTGTCTTTCGCCATGTCAGGCGACACCTCCCCGTACCGGGGCGCGATCCAGCAGCGGAGCGCCCCACGAATCCACCAGCAGCGCCTCGAGGGCCGCGCCCACCCGATAGAGCTGCGCGTCGGCGCGCGCGGGAGCGAGGAACTGGATGCCGACCGGCAGGCCGTCCTCCGCGGCGAGCCCCGAAGGTATCGAAATGCCCGGGACGCCGGCGAGGTTCGCCGGGATGGTCGTCACGTCGTTCAGGTACATCTGCATCGGGTCGTCGATCTTCTCGCCGAGCCGGAACGCGGTGGTCGGAGCCGACGGAGTCGCGATCACATCGACCTTCGAGAACGCCTCGTCGAAGTCGCGCTGGATGAGCGTCCGCACCTTCTGCGCGGAGCCGTAGTAGGCGTCGTAGTAGCCCGCCGACAGCGCGTAGGTCCCCAGGATGATGCGGCGCTTCACTTCGTCACCGAATCCGGCGTCGCGCGTCGCGGCCATGACGCTCTCGACGGTCGGAGTCCCGGAGGGAGTCACTCGCAGACCGAAGCGCACGGAGTCGAACTTGGCGAGGTTGCTCGACGCCTCCGCAGGCAGGATCAGGTAGTAGGCCGCGACTCCGTACTCGAAGTGCGGGGCGCTGATCTCGACGATCTCGGCACCCTGCGCCTCCATCGCGGCCAGGGCGGCGCGGAACGACGCCGAAACGCCGGGCTGGAAGCCCGAGTCCGGAAGCTCCTTGATGACCCCGACGCGGAGGCCCCGGAGGACCTCGCCGTTCGCGCCTTCCCGCGCGGCCGCGGCGAAGGACGGCCACGCGTCGGTGAGCGAGGTCGAATCGTGCGGATCGTGCCCGCCGATCACGTCGTGAAGCAGACCCGCGTCCAGGACGGTGCGCGTCACAGGGCCGACCTGATCCAGGCTCGACGCGAGAGCGATCGCGCCGTACCGGCTGACGGCGCCGTACGTCGGCTTGAGACCCACGGTGCCGGTGACGTGCGCGGGCTGACGGATCGACCCGCCCGTGTCGGACCCGAGGGCGAGGGGCGCCTCGAACGCCGCGACGGCCGCCGCCGAGCCGCCCCCTGAGCCGCCCGGAATGCGGTCCAGATCCCACGGATTGCGCGTCGGTCCGTACGCGGAGTGCTCGGTGGACGAGCCCATCGCGAACTCGTCCATGTTCGTCTTGCCGAGCGGGACGAGACCCGCCGCGCGGGAGCGTGCGACGACAGTAGCGTCGAACGGCGACATGTAGCCCTCGAGGATCCGCGACCCGCTCGTGGAGGGCATGTCGGTCGTGACCAGAACGTCCTTGATCGCCAGCGGTACGCCCGCGATCGGACCGAGGTCCTCCCCTGCGGCACGCCGTCGGTCGATGTCGTCGGCGACCTCGAGGGCGTGATCGCTCACGTGGAGGAATGCGTGGATGTCGGCATCCACCGCCGCGATCCGATCCAGGTGCGCGCGCGTGACCTCGACACTGGAGACCTCGCCGGCGGACAGTCGCGCGCCGAGTTCGGCCGCGCTCAGACGCGTCAGTTCCGCGGTCACTGTTCCTCCCCCAGGATCGCGGTCACCCGGAAGCGACCGTCGGCGGCGTCCGGTGCGTTCTGCAGTGTCTGCTCCGGCGTCAGCATGTCCCCGACCTCGTCGGGACGCGCGACGTTCTGCAGCGGAATGGGGTGGCTCGTCGCGGGGACGTCCGGCGTCGCGACCTCGGACACCTTGGCGATGTTGTCGACGATCGCGTCGAGCTGACCCGTCAAGCGAGAGATCTCCTCTTCGCTCAACTGGATCCGGGCGAGCACACCGAGATGGCGCACGAGATCGGGGGTGATTTCAGACACCCGTCCATCCTACGAGCGCCGGTGTGGCCGACGAGACCGATCACTAGGGTGGAGCGGTGAGCACGTACGAGCCTCCTCGCCCCTGGATCGCCAGCTATGCGGAGGGTGTGCCGGATGACCTCGACCCGGTGACGGGTTCACTCGTCGACATCGTGGAGGCCTCGGCACGGGATTATCCCGACGCCCCCGCGCTGCAGTTCTTCGGCCGCACGACCTCGTACCGCGAACTCCACGAGGCGATCGACCGCGCCGCCGCCGGTCTCCTGGCGCAGGGCGTGCGCGCCGGCGATCCGGTGGCGATCGTCCTCCCGAACTGCCCGCAGCACATCGTCGCGTTCTACGCGATCCTGCGGCTGGGTGCGGTCGTGGTCGAGCACAATCCGCTGTACACCCCTCGGGAACTGCGCAAGCAGTTCGAGGATCACGGCGCAAAGCATGCGATCGTGTGGACCAAGGTGGCCGGGCTCGTGCAGGATTTCCCCGAAGACCTCGCCGTCGACTCCCTCATCTCTGTCGACATCACCAAGGCGATGCCGTTCACCACCCGTCTGGCCCTGCGCCTGCCGATCGCGAAGGCCCGCGAGGCACGCGAGGCGCTGTACGCGAAGGTCACCCGGACGGTGTCGTGGGAGTCGGTCGTCGGCTCGGCACCGCTCCCGGCGACGCATCCGAAGCCTGCCACGGACGATCTCGCTCTGATCCAGTACACCAGCGGCACGACCGGCACACCGAAGGGCGCTTCCCTCACGCACCGCAACCTTCTCTCCAATGCCGCGCAAGCACGCGCATGGGTCCCCTCGATCGTCCGCGGCGACGGGTGCGTGGTCTACGCGGTGCTGCCGATGTTCCACGCTTACGGCCTGACGCTGTGCCTCACCTTCGCGATGTCGATGGGAGCGCGTCTGGTGCTGTTCCCGCGTTTCGACCCGGACATGGTGCTCGAGGTCACCAAGAAGCACCCCGCGACCTTCCTTCCGCTCGTCCCGCCGATCGCCGATCGCCTGCTGAAGGCGGCGCGCGAGAAGGGCGTCTCGCTGGAGGGCACGCAGGTCGCCATCTCCGGAGCGATGGCGCTGCCGCACGACCTCGTCGTGCCGTTCGAGGCCGCTTCGGGGGGATACCTGGTCGAGGGGTACGGTCTGAGCGAATGCTCGCCGGTGCTGATGGCCAATCCGGTCGCCGAGAACCGCGTGCCGGGCACCGTCGGACTGCCGCTCCCCGGAACGGAGGTGCGGGTCGTGGACCCGGACGAGCCCACCCGCGATGTGCCTGCCGGTCAGCCCGGGGAGCTCATCGTCCGAGGTCCGCAGGTCTTCGGCGGGTACTACGGCAAGCCCGAGGAGACCGAGAAGGTGTTCGTCGACGGCTGGTTCCGCACCGGCGACATCGTCACAGTCGACGCCGGTGGCTTCGTGCGGATCGTCGATCGCATCAAGGAACTCATCATCACGGGCGGATTCAACGTCGCGCCGACCGAGGTCGAGATCGCGCTCCGCCAGCATCCCCAGGTCGATGACGCCGCGGTGGTCGGGCTCCCCAGCGCTCAATCGGGGGAAGAAGTCGTCGCGGCCGTCGTGCTCGCGGCGGGCGCCGGGCAGCCCGACATCGAGGCGATCAGGGAGTTCGCGCGCGGCATCCTGACCCCGTACAAAGTGCCGCGCCGGATCTTCGTCGTGGATGAGCTGCCGAAGTCGCTCATCGGCAAGGTCCTGCGTCGCCAGGTGCGCGACTCGCTGCTGCAGTTGACCTCCGGAGGCTGACGCGCCCGCTACCCCTGGTCGAGGGCGGCGGGGCCTTCGGTCACGAGAAGTCGGAACTGAGCGGCGTCGATGATGCGGATGCCGAGCTCGTCCGCCCGGGTGAGCTTGGAGCCCGCACCGGGACCGGCCGCGACGAAGTCGGTCTTCTTGGACACGCTCGACGCCGCCTTGCCGCCGGCCGCGATGATCGCCTCCTGCGCTCCTTCACGGCTGAAGCCCTCAAGCGATCCGGTGGCGACGACGGTGACACCTTCCAGCACGCCGCCCGCGGCCACCGCCGCGCCCGGACCGGCGTGACCAGGAGTGCGCAGCTGCGCTCCGGCGGCGCTCCAGCGTTCGACGATCTCGCGGTGCCAGTCGATCTCGAACCACTCCAGGAGCGAGTCCGCGATGATGCCGCCGACGCCCTCGACGGCCGCGAGCTCATCGCGGGTGGCTGCCCGGATCGCGTCGACGGAGCCGAACCACTGCGCGAGCGCCCGTGCGGCCACCGGGCCCACGTGGCGGATGTTGAGGGCGACGAGGAACCGCCAGAGATCCTTCGTCTTGGCGCCTTCGAGGTTGGCCAGCAGCACCGTCGCAGCAGCCGACAGGATGGATGACTCGTCTCCGTCGAAGGGTCCGTCGGCGGAGTACGGCGGGTCGGTCTTCTTCCGCTGGCGCCGGAACGGCGAGCGGGTGTCGGGGGTGCCGTCCTCGCTCAGACGCGGGAGTCCGGTCTCGGCATCCCGGACGACGACATCGATCGGGAAGAGGTCCTCCGCGCGCAGGTCGAACAGAGCGGCTTCGGTCACCAGCGGCGGCGTCTCCGGACGGATCGGCTGTGTGAGCGCCGCGGCGGACACCTCGCCCAGTCCTTCGACATCCAGCGCGCCGCGGGATCCGATGTGCTCGACGCGTCCGCGCACCTGCGCGGGGCACGACCGCGCGTTCGGGCAGCGCAGGTCGATGTCGCCCTCTTTCGCAGGTGCGAGCGGGAAGCCGCACTCCGGGCAGTCCTTCGGCATCACGAACGGGCGCTCGGTGCCGTCCCGCAGCTCGACGACCGGCCCGAGCACCTCGGGGATCACGTCACCGGCCTTACGCAGGACGACGGTGTCCCCGATGAGCACGCCCTTCGCCTTCACGACGTCCTGATTGTGCAGCGTGGCCTGGCGCACGACGCTCCCGGCCACGCGCGTCGGCTCCATCACGGCGAACGGCGTCGCACGGCCGGTGCGGCCGACCGACACCACGATGTCCCGCAGGACGGTGTTCACCTGCTCGGGCGGATACTTGTACGCGATCGCCCAGCGCGGCGCCCGGCTCGTCGCCCCCAGCTCATCGTGCAGCGCGAGTTCGTCCACCTTGATCACGATGCCGTCGATCTCGTGCTCGACGTCGTGACGATGCGCGCCGTAGTGACGGATGAAGTCGTCGGCCGCCTCCGCCGAGTCCGCCACGCGGAAGTACGCACTTGTGGGCAGCCCCCACGAGGCCAGCAGCCCGTAGACCTCGCTCTGCGTCCGCACCGGCGGGTCGGGCCATGCACCTATGCCGTGCACCGTCATGCGCAGCCGCGAGAGGCGCTGATGCACGGCGTCGAGCTGGCGTTCGTTCTTGCCCTCGGTCTTCTGACGAAGTGAGCCGCTCGCGGCGTTGCGAGGATTGGCGAACAGCCGGTCGCCCATCGCCTCCTGGTAGGCGTTCAGGGATTCGAAATCGGCGACGGTGAAGAAGACTTCTCCGCGCACCTCGACCAGCGGCGGGTGTCCGGAGCCCTCGAGGCGATGCGGGATGCCGGCCACCTGCCGCACATTGTCCGTCACGTCCTCGCCCACGCGCCCGTCGCCGCGCGTCGCCGCGGAGACCAGACGGCCGTGCTCGTAGCGCAGCGACAGCGCGAGCCCGTCGATCT is a window from the Microbacterium lacus genome containing:
- the gatB gene encoding Asp-tRNA(Asn)/Glu-tRNA(Gln) amidotransferase subunit GatB, giving the protein MAKDKIMDFDEALELFEPVLGFEVHVELNTKTKMFSAAANPAHDDNHGAAPNTLIAPVDLGLPGSLPVVNETAIRSSISLGLALGCSIAPSSRFARKNYFYPDLGKNYQISQYDEPIAFEGRVEVELEDGTIVEVPIERAHMEEDAGKLTHVGGSTGRIQGAEYSLVDYNRAGVPLVEIVTKPIYGAEHRAPEVAKAYVSTIRDIVRALGISEARMERGNLRCDANVSLRPRGQAALGTRTETKNVNSMRSVERAVRYEIQRQAAILAAGGTITQETRHWHEDTGTTSPGRPKSDADDYRYFPEPDLLPVVPSAELVEQLRAALPEPPAARRRRLKADWGFSDIDFQGVVNAGLLVEVEETVAAGATPAAARKWWTGELARIANAEGKEPAELVSPRDVAELQKLVDAGTLTDKLARQVLEGMIAGEGTPQEIVDARGLAVVSDDGALIAAIDEALASQPDVLEKIRDGKVQAAGAVIGAVMKAMRGQADAARVRELVLERAGH
- the gatA gene encoding Asp-tRNA(Asn)/Glu-tRNA(Gln) amidotransferase subunit GatA, which encodes MTAELTRLSAAELGARLSAGEVSSVEVTRAHLDRIAAVDADIHAFLHVSDHALEVADDIDRRRAAGEDLGPIAGVPLAIKDVLVTTDMPSTSGSRILEGYMSPFDATVVARSRAAGLVPLGKTNMDEFAMGSSTEHSAYGPTRNPWDLDRIPGGSGGGSAAAVAAFEAPLALGSDTGGSIRQPAHVTGTVGLKPTYGAVSRYGAIALASSLDQVGPVTRTVLDAGLLHDVIGGHDPHDSTSLTDAWPSFAAAAREGANGEVLRGLRVGVIKELPDSGFQPGVSASFRAALAAMEAQGAEIVEISAPHFEYGVAAYYLILPAEASSNLAKFDSVRFGLRVTPSGTPTVESVMAATRDAGFGDEVKRRIILGTYALSAGYYDAYYGSAQKVRTLIQRDFDEAFSKVDVIATPSAPTTAFRLGEKIDDPMQMYLNDVTTIPANLAGVPGISIPSGLAAEDGLPVGIQFLAPARADAQLYRVGAALEALLVDSWGAPLLDRAPVRGGVA
- the gatC gene encoding Asp-tRNA(Asn)/Glu-tRNA(Gln) amidotransferase subunit GatC translates to MSEITPDLVRHLGVLARIQLSEEEISRLTGQLDAIVDNIAKVSEVATPDVPATSHPIPLQNVARPDEVGDMLTPEQTLQNAPDAADGRFRVTAILGEEQ
- a CDS encoding long-chain-fatty-acid--CoA ligase, with protein sequence MSTYEPPRPWIASYAEGVPDDLDPVTGSLVDIVEASARDYPDAPALQFFGRTTSYRELHEAIDRAAAGLLAQGVRAGDPVAIVLPNCPQHIVAFYAILRLGAVVVEHNPLYTPRELRKQFEDHGAKHAIVWTKVAGLVQDFPEDLAVDSLISVDITKAMPFTTRLALRLPIAKAREAREALYAKVTRTVSWESVVGSAPLPATHPKPATDDLALIQYTSGTTGTPKGASLTHRNLLSNAAQARAWVPSIVRGDGCVVYAVLPMFHAYGLTLCLTFAMSMGARLVLFPRFDPDMVLEVTKKHPATFLPLVPPIADRLLKAAREKGVSLEGTQVAISGAMALPHDLVVPFEAASGGYLVEGYGLSECSPVLMANPVAENRVPGTVGLPLPGTEVRVVDPDEPTRDVPAGQPGELIVRGPQVFGGYYGKPEETEKVFVDGWFRTGDIVTVDAGGFVRIVDRIKELIITGGFNVAPTEVEIALRQHPQVDDAAVVGLPSAQSGEEVVAAVVLAAGAGQPDIEAIREFARGILTPYKVPRRIFVVDELPKSLIGKVLRRQVRDSLLQLTSGG
- the ligA gene encoding NAD-dependent DNA ligase LigA, yielding MTDSEAPDELSLASLDDARQESVRLTELILQARDAYYGRDTVVVDDATYDGWMQRLERIERLHPELQGQDSPTLTVGAASGSLFAPVEHAERMLSLDNVFSDEEFLAWAAKVQRDAGRPVHYLCELKIDGLALSLRYEHGRLVSAATRGDGRVGEDVTDNVRQVAGIPHRLEGSGHPPLVEVRGEVFFTVADFESLNAYQEAMGDRLFANPRNAASGSLRQKTEGKNERQLDAVHQRLSRLRMTVHGIGAWPDPPVRTQSEVYGLLASWGLPTSAYFRVADSAEAADDFIRHYGAHRHDVEHEIDGIVIKVDELALHDELGATSRAPRWAIAYKYPPEQVNTVLRDIVVSVGRTGRATPFAVMEPTRVAGSVVRQATLHNQDVVKAKGVLIGDTVVLRKAGDVIPEVLGPVVELRDGTERPFVMPKDCPECGFPLAPAKEGDIDLRCPNARSCPAQVRGRVEHIGSRGALDVEGLGEVSAAALTQPIRPETPPLVTEAALFDLRAEDLFPIDVVVRDAETGLPRLSEDGTPDTRSPFRRQRKKTDPPYSADGPFDGDESSILSAAATVLLANLEGAKTKDLWRFLVALNIRHVGPVAARALAQWFGSVDAIRAATRDELAAVEGVGGIIADSLLEWFEIDWHREIVERWSAAGAQLRTPGHAGPGAAVAAGGVLEGVTVVATGSLEGFSREGAQEAIIAAGGKAASSVSKKTDFVAAGPGAGSKLTRADELGIRIIDAAQFRLLVTEGPAALDQG